In one window of Oscillatoria sp. FACHB-1407 DNA:
- a CDS encoding primary-amine oxidase, translated as MTTARERIELSSASSLVAHPLEPLTAKEVTAAVAIVRDQQPVGDSFRFPCVTLHEPPKSFVLNYKPGEPFEREAFLILLDNATGTTYEAIVSLTQGKVTSWTAVPGVQPNIMADELSECEAAVKAHPEFQAALAKRGITDLESVVVDPWAIGNFGFADEENLRLSRCLCYLRTTPDSNFYARPIDGLVPVVDLNKMQVLRIEDMGVVPVPPESGEYEPQFQPSLRTDIKPLHITQPEGVGFEVNGHEIRWQKWQMRIGFTPREGLVLYTVGYEDQGQLRSILYRASMAEMVVPYGDPRPQHFRKNAFDLGEHGVGMLANSLKLGCDCLGEIRYFDAVLTNSRGDVSIIENAVCLHEEDYGILWKHTDWRRDRAEVRRSRRLVLSFIATVDNYEYGFFWYFYQDGTIQYEIKLTGILLCGALDNYPKFGTVVAPELNAINHQHFFCMRLDFDIDGSENSVYEVNSESEPLGPENPYGNAFFAKSTLLATEQAAQRIIDPFTARYWKVVNPSVKNRLEQPVGYKIVPGENVLPFAHPDAPILKRAGFMTKHLWVTPYDVEEKYPTGKYPNQHAGGEGLPQWTQGDRPIENTDVVVWYVFGHHHIPRPEDWPVMPTAYSGFMLKPVSFFDASPALDVPPSVTHKACH; from the coding sequence ATGACGACTGCCCGTGAACGGATTGAACTATCCTCTGCATCTTCTCTGGTTGCTCATCCTTTAGAACCGCTCACCGCCAAAGAAGTAACCGCTGCGGTCGCGATCGTGCGTGACCAACAGCCAGTCGGTGACTCATTTCGCTTTCCCTGTGTCACCTTACATGAGCCCCCCAAATCGTTTGTCCTGAACTACAAACCGGGTGAGCCATTTGAGCGAGAAGCTTTCCTGATTTTGTTAGACAACGCGACAGGTACAACCTACGAGGCGATCGTCTCTTTAACTCAAGGCAAAGTAACCTCATGGACAGCGGTTCCAGGGGTGCAGCCCAACATTATGGCAGATGAGTTATCCGAGTGCGAAGCAGCGGTTAAAGCGCATCCAGAGTTTCAAGCGGCGTTGGCAAAACGCGGCATCACGGATTTAGAGTCTGTTGTGGTTGATCCGTGGGCGATCGGCAACTTTGGTTTTGCCGACGAAGAAAACCTGCGCCTCTCCCGTTGTCTCTGTTATCTGCGGACAACTCCCGACAGCAATTTCTACGCCCGTCCGATTGATGGGTTGGTGCCCGTCGTAGACCTCAATAAAATGCAAGTTCTGCGAATTGAGGATATGGGTGTGGTGCCCGTCCCTCCGGAGTCTGGGGAGTATGAACCCCAGTTTCAACCCAGTCTGCGAACCGACATCAAACCCCTGCACATCACCCAACCCGAAGGGGTGGGCTTTGAGGTGAATGGGCACGAGATTCGCTGGCAAAAGTGGCAAATGCGAATTGGCTTCACGCCTCGTGAGGGGTTAGTGCTCTATACCGTGGGCTATGAAGATCAGGGGCAGTTGCGCTCCATTCTCTATCGCGCATCGATGGCAGAAATGGTGGTGCCCTACGGCGACCCCCGTCCACAACATTTCCGCAAAAATGCCTTTGACCTGGGCGAACACGGTGTGGGGATGCTGGCAAACTCGCTCAAGCTGGGGTGCGACTGCCTGGGAGAGATTCGCTATTTTGACGCTGTGCTGACGAATAGCCGGGGAGACGTGTCCATTATTGAGAATGCAGTCTGTCTCCATGAAGAAGACTATGGCATCTTGTGGAAACACACCGACTGGCGGCGCGATCGCGCTGAAGTGAGGCGATCGCGGCGGTTGGTGCTCTCCTTTATCGCCACGGTTGATAACTACGAATACGGCTTCTTCTGGTATTTCTATCAGGACGGCACGATTCAATACGAGATCAAGCTGACTGGGATTTTGCTCTGCGGAGCACTCGACAACTATCCCAAATTTGGCACGGTCGTTGCTCCAGAGTTAAACGCCATTAACCACCAGCATTTCTTCTGTATGCGGCTCGACTTTGACATCGATGGCAGCGAGAACTCTGTCTACGAGGTCAACAGCGAGTCGGAACCTCTGGGACCAGAAAACCCCTACGGCAATGCCTTCTTTGCGAAATCGACCTTACTGGCGACGGAGCAAGCGGCTCAACGGATCATCGATCCCTTTACCGCTCGCTATTGGAAGGTGGTGAATCCCTCTGTAAAGAACCGTCTGGAGCAACCCGTGGGCTATAAGATCGTGCCCGGAGAAAACGTCTTGCCCTTTGCCCATCCCGATGCGCCAATTCTCAAACGGGCTGGATTCATGACCAAACACCTGTGGGTCACCCCCTACGATGTGGAGGAAAAATATCCCACAGGGAAGTATCCCAACCAACATGCGGGGGGCGAAGGTTTGCCCCAGTGGACTCAGGGCGATCGCCCCATTGAGAACACCGATGTCGTGGTGTGGTATGTGTTTGGGCATCACCATATCCCCCGTCCTGAAGATTGGCCCGTTATGCCCACCGCCTATTCTGGGTTTATGCTCAAGCCAGTGAGCTTCTTTGACGCTAGCCCTGCATTAGACGTGCCACCATCGGTAACCCACAAGGCATGTCATTGA
- the glmS gene encoding glutamine--fructose-6-phosphate transaminase (isomerizing), with protein MCGIVGYIGTQTANGILLDGLRRLEYRGYDSAGIATLSDDKIHCVRAKGKLLNLEAKLAEQNPPGQIGIGHTRWATHGKPEEHNAHPHMDMARRVAVVQNGIVENYRELRDGLKQRGYEFVTETDTEVIPNLVVECLDQMRVDNELEQYGSPLSEAVRRVVNKLEGAFAIAIICTEYPDEIVIARQQAPLVIGFGQGEFFCASDTPAIQSHTRAVVPLENGEMATLTPLGVEMYTFEGKRIRRQPHLLSSAAIATEKQGYRHYMLKEIYEQPSVVRSCLDTYIKPDWTASQGTNPIDLGLPDELYTELEQIQIVACGTSWHASLVGKYLLEQVAGVPTHVQYASEFRYAPPPLAPNVLIIGVTQSGETADTLSAINMERQRRSEQSPQLWARFLGITNRMQSTLSRSVDHVINTHAGIEIGVAATKSFTAQLVAFYCLALDFAYRRKMIAPERLEQIINGLRHIPMQIESSLRDQEKQAETLAHDFSEAKDFIFVGRGVNFPIALEGALKLKEISYIHAEGYPSGEMKHGPIALLDEKVTVVSIAIPGLVYEKVLSNAQEAKARDARIIGVTSSTDPHVTEIYDDLLPIPEVDELLSPLLTVVPLQFLAYHIAARRGLDVDQPRNLAKSVTVE; from the coding sequence ATGTGTGGAATCGTCGGTTATATCGGAACTCAGACGGCTAACGGGATTTTGCTAGATGGTCTACGGCGGCTGGAGTACCGAGGGTATGATTCCGCAGGCATTGCAACCCTCTCTGACGATAAGATTCATTGCGTCCGGGCAAAGGGAAAATTGCTCAACCTGGAAGCCAAATTGGCGGAGCAAAATCCCCCAGGACAGATCGGCATCGGTCATACCCGCTGGGCAACTCACGGTAAACCCGAAGAACACAATGCCCACCCCCATATGGACATGGCACGCCGAGTCGCCGTGGTGCAAAACGGCATTGTTGAAAACTACCGTGAACTGCGGGATGGGTTAAAGCAGCGCGGCTATGAATTTGTCACTGAAACCGATACGGAAGTGATTCCCAATCTGGTCGTGGAATGTCTCGACCAGATGCGGGTAGACAATGAATTAGAGCAGTATGGCTCTCCATTGAGTGAAGCGGTGCGACGAGTGGTCAACAAATTGGAAGGAGCCTTCGCGATCGCCATCATCTGCACTGAATATCCCGATGAGATCGTCATCGCTCGCCAACAAGCACCCCTGGTGATTGGCTTTGGGCAAGGGGAATTCTTCTGCGCGTCGGATACGCCCGCCATCCAGTCTCACACTCGCGCCGTTGTTCCTCTCGAAAATGGCGAGATGGCAACCCTCACCCCTCTGGGCGTTGAGATGTACACCTTTGAGGGCAAACGAATCCGCCGACAACCGCATTTGCTCAGTAGTGCGGCGATCGCCACTGAAAAGCAAGGCTATCGTCACTACATGCTCAAGGAAATCTATGAGCAACCCAGTGTGGTGCGGAGTTGCTTAGACACCTACATCAAACCCGACTGGACTGCCAGCCAGGGCACCAACCCGATCGATTTAGGACTACCTGACGAACTCTACACAGAACTAGAGCAGATCCAGATCGTCGCCTGTGGCACCAGTTGGCACGCCAGTCTGGTCGGCAAGTATTTACTGGAACAGGTGGCAGGCGTTCCGACCCACGTGCAATATGCATCTGAGTTTCGCTACGCACCCCCACCACTTGCGCCCAATGTGTTGATCATCGGTGTCACGCAGTCCGGTGAAACGGCTGATACGCTATCTGCGATTAACATGGAGCGACAACGACGGTCAGAACAATCCCCTCAACTCTGGGCACGCTTTTTGGGCATCACGAACCGGATGCAGAGCACTCTGTCGCGATCGGTGGATCACGTCATCAACACCCACGCTGGTATCGAGATTGGCGTAGCCGCAACCAAGAGCTTTACCGCTCAACTCGTCGCTTTCTATTGTCTGGCACTCGATTTTGCCTATCGCCGCAAGATGATTGCCCCAGAACGGCTAGAGCAGATTATTAATGGATTACGCCACATCCCCATGCAAATTGAATCCTCTTTAAGGGATCAGGAAAAACAAGCCGAAACGCTGGCACACGACTTCTCGGAAGCAAAGGATTTTATCTTTGTCGGACGGGGTGTGAACTTCCCGATCGCCCTTGAGGGAGCACTCAAACTGAAGGAAATTAGCTACATCCATGCGGAGGGCTATCCATCCGGTGAGATGAAGCATGGTCCGATCGCCCTACTGGATGAAAAAGTTACGGTTGTGTCGATCGCCATTCCAGGTTTGGTCTACGAGAAGGTGCTCTCCAATGCCCAGGAGGCAAAGGCACGCGATGCCCGCATTATCGGCGTGACCTCATCCACGGATCCGCATGTCACAGAGATCTATGACGACCTATTGCCCATTCCAGAAGTGGATGAGTTGCTGTCGCCGTTGTTGACGGTGGTGCCGTTGCAGTTTCTCGCCTATCACATAGCGGCTCGTCGCGGTCTGGATGTGGATCAGCCTCGAAATCTCGCGAAGAGTGTCACGGTTGAGTGA
- a CDS encoding TnsD family Tn7-like transposition protein: MLGCFPAPYPDELLYSLCARFHRRMQYPNMKDTMQELFGDEAAIAVVDLPSNLGSLVSALPPGSPYTIKRLINDFTLFPFFAPFLHPKQARELWADMEGARGPAIKMRSGIMASTIRPLEWLRFCPLCALHDEQEFGECYWHRLHQLPGVEICVDHNVGLLNSYVRIQNPQTRHEFVAAEQGIQLPKTRSLDVLQPHHKILLKIAQDAAWLLKQTISPPGLDVLLKRYHQLLAERELATSSGRVRINQLLNEFCHFYSNGFLQSMQCEIDVESQHSWLLRLIRSPKGSQHPLHHLLLIQFLEYSAESFFQLPNQFKPFGKGPWPCLNQAASHFHQPVIQTCEITYTQDHGKPVGTFHCSCGFIYCRTGPDKTQEDQFRITKIRAFGSVWEEKLKELWADSTVSLRGMARELGVDPTTVKLHAAALELPFPRQGERQTNRSNRELVSSSENREGLPAATLENYRMEWLSARRENLTSGRTKLKNQFQRVYTWLRRNDREWLEANLPPKKQTNSPCPRVDWERRDAELAEAVRLSATKLYKQGGRPNQVTIAAIARELGQLALIQKHLDKLPLTAKVLTDVVETRESFALRRINWVVHCYRQEGSYPQRWQLIRRAGLRPELITLQPIHEAIDSALELLHGAFTLKPNYEVLDQQD, translated from the coding sequence ATGCTTGGATGCTTTCCTGCTCCTTACCCAGATGAGCTGCTTTACAGTCTCTGTGCTCGATTTCATAGGCGGATGCAGTATCCGAATATGAAAGATACTATGCAGGAGTTGTTTGGAGATGAAGCAGCGATCGCTGTTGTTGACTTACCCAGTAATCTTGGCAGTCTGGTTTCTGCATTACCACCTGGTAGTCCATATACGATTAAACGCTTGATCAACGATTTCACACTCTTTCCGTTTTTTGCGCCCTTCTTACATCCTAAACAGGCTCGAGAACTTTGGGCTGATATGGAAGGGGCACGAGGACCAGCCATTAAAATGCGCTCTGGTATTATGGCAAGTACTATTCGCCCTCTAGAATGGCTCAGGTTTTGTCCTCTCTGTGCATTGCACGATGAACAAGAATTTGGTGAGTGTTACTGGCATCGTCTTCACCAATTACCCGGAGTTGAGATTTGTGTTGACCACAATGTTGGTCTTTTAAATAGCTATGTTCGGATTCAGAATCCTCAGACTCGTCATGAGTTTGTTGCAGCAGAGCAGGGAATTCAACTACCAAAGACACGCTCACTCGATGTACTACAACCTCACCACAAAATTCTGCTGAAAATTGCACAGGATGCTGCTTGGCTGCTAAAGCAAACTATTTCCCCGCCCGGATTAGATGTGCTGTTGAAGCGTTATCATCAACTACTTGCAGAGAGAGAACTCGCCACAAGTAGCGGTAGGGTGCGAATTAATCAGTTGTTGAACGAGTTTTGTCATTTCTATTCCAACGGTTTCCTTCAAAGTATGCAATGTGAAATTGATGTTGAAAGTCAGCATAGTTGGTTACTTCGGTTAATCCGATCGCCCAAAGGTTCCCAGCATCCCCTACATCACCTATTGCTCATACAATTTCTAGAGTATTCAGCCGAGTCATTCTTTCAGCTTCCTAATCAATTCAAACCTTTTGGTAAGGGACCTTGGCCTTGTCTAAATCAAGCTGCCTCTCATTTTCATCAACCTGTAATTCAAACGTGTGAAATTACTTACACTCAAGATCACGGAAAGCCAGTAGGTACATTTCATTGCTCTTGTGGCTTCATCTACTGCCGTACTGGTCCTGATAAAACTCAAGAGGATCAGTTTCGCATTACAAAGATTCGAGCTTTTGGCTCAGTCTGGGAAGAAAAGTTGAAAGAACTGTGGGCTGATTCGACAGTCAGTCTTCGAGGCATGGCACGAGAGCTTGGAGTTGATCCAACTACTGTCAAACTACATGCTGCTGCGCTGGAATTACCTTTTCCACGTCAGGGTGAGCGACAAACCAACAGAAGTAATAGGGAACTTGTTTCTTCATCAGAAAATCGAGAAGGATTGCCAGCAGCTACTCTGGAGAACTACAGGATGGAATGGTTGTCTGCACGAAGAGAAAACCTTACATCAGGAAGAACGAAACTGAAGAACCAATTTCAAAGAGTTTATACCTGGTTACGACGAAATGATCGTGAGTGGCTAGAAGCTAACCTGCCTCCTAAAAAACAAACAAACTCGCCATGTCCACGTGTGGATTGGGAGAGACGAGATGCTGAACTTGCAGAAGCAGTGAGGCTTTCTGCTACCAAGTTATACAAACAGGGAGGACGACCGAATCAGGTCACAATTGCAGCGATCGCACGTGAATTAGGTCAACTAGCTCTGATTCAAAAACATCTAGATAAGTTACCGCTAACGGCAAAAGTTTTGACGGATGTTGTAGAAACTCGTGAATCTTTTGCATTGCGACGAATTAACTGGGTTGTACATTGTTATAGACAAGAAGGTAGTTATCCACAAAGATGGCAGTTAATTCGTCGGGCAGGTTTACGCCCAGAACTTATAACACTTCAACCAATTCATGAGGCTATCGACTCAGCATTAGAGTTACTACACGGTGCGTTCACTTTAAAACCAAATTATGAGGTTCTAGATCAACAAGATTAG
- a CDS encoding helix-turn-helix domain-containing protein has protein sequence MTRRSGQVPFGEVERVLFRTYVNCQIAIAHPRELYEELDLTQEQLAIVAGCSLATMERWMSQNNEPRMLKEVYLRRLGEFRFLLRHYREIPAEAWDRLCPLPPRDRAILFPDQS, from the coding sequence ATGACACGTAGATCAGGACAAGTCCCATTTGGAGAAGTTGAACGGGTACTGTTTCGAACTTACGTCAACTGCCAAATTGCGATCGCCCATCCCCGCGAGCTGTATGAGGAACTTGATCTCACCCAGGAGCAACTAGCGATTGTCGCCGGATGTAGCTTAGCCACAATGGAGCGCTGGATGAGCCAAAACAATGAACCCCGAATGCTCAAAGAGGTTTACCTGCGTCGATTAGGGGAGTTCCGGTTTTTACTCCGTCATTACCGTGAAATTCCTGCTGAAGCATGGGATCGTCTTTGCCCACTCCCACCCAGAGATCGTGCCATTCTCTTTCCAGACCAGTCCTGA